The DNA window GTCGTTTCAGCAACGGCTCCTGTCCCACCTCCTGCGGATGGAGCAGATGGGCATTCACTACCGCCTGCCCGACCTGACGGGTTTCGCCGAAGAAAACGTCTTTGTCGACAAGGCCACCCTCCGCATCCGCAAACCCCTCGACAGCTACATCCTCCGCTACACCACCGACGGCTCGCAGCCCCAGACGACCTCGCCTACCCTACCCGACGGCCTGGTGATCGACAAGCCTCAGACCGTCAGTGTGGCCGCCTTTACGCCCTCGGGTGTGCGGGGCGACGTCTACACGCTTCGCTATCAGCAGCAGGACTACGCCAAGCCCGTCGCGGTGGGCACGTCGAAAGCAGGGCTACAGGTCAGCTATTTCAAGAAAGCCTTTAAGTCGGTGAAGGAAATGACAGATCTGAAAGCCGACAGTATGTTCACGGCGGCTAATCTCGTCGTGCCGCCGTCGGTCAATGCGCCGAGCTTTGGTCTGCAATACCGGGGCTTTCTGACGGTGCCGGAAACGGGCGTTTACAGCTTCTTCTACACCTGCGACGATGGGGGCGTTCTGCACATCGCCGACCGGCTCGTCGTTGACAACGACGGCAACCACTTCCCCATCGAAAAAAGCGGGCAGGTGGCCCTCAGCAAAGGCGCGCACCCGTTCTCCGCCGACTTCATCGAGGGCGGTGGCGGCTTCACACTCAAACTCAAATACAGCCTCAACGGCTCCGCCCCGCAGGACATCCCCGACAGTTGGTTTACCCGTTAACAATAGCAGTCTCGGACAGTGTTGTCCGAGACTGCTATTGTTAACGGGTAAGTGTATCTCTACACTTCAAGTCTATGAACTATTTGCTTTATGTTATAACATTAAAATTTAATATTTTTTAGCCAAATAATACAATATGTTACATATTCATAGATTCTAGCGATAATATTACAATTTATAACAAATGTCACATGGTAATTCTTGACATATTGCTTATTTTGCCATTTAGCTACTAACCAACTTACTTATCACAATGGCTGATTATTCGCTAGACACAGGCAAAAAATACATAATGGACATTTTCGCTTCTGACCGTTTTTATAACATACCAGATTATCAAAGAGCATATGTCTGGGGTAACGAACAAATAGTAGATCTTTTAGAAGATATAAGTAATGCTCTAGGTCAGGATGGGAAACAGGGAGAAAAAAAGGAATACTTTCTAGGCTGTATGATATGGAATACCAAATACATAAAAGAAGCAAATATTGAATACGCCTGTCAAGATATCTTAGATGGACAACAAAGATTTATAACAATTTATATTTTACAAGCGGTAATTAGAGACATTTCAAAAAGTGATGATTTAAAGAAGGACGTCTTGGAGCGGATGCAGCAGAAAGGTAATATATATAAGGGAATACCAGAGAGGAATAGAATAGAGTTCCAAATCAGAAACGACAAAGACTTCATAGATAAATTTATTATAAAAGATGGAGGAACTTTGAAAGAGATGGAATTAAGTGATCTGATAAAAGACAAAGATGAGAGTATTTCTACAAGAAATATGGCAAAGGCTATTAATTTTATTAAGGAATGGTGGTTAGAAAAAGAGATGGAAATAGATAGTGATGCTCTATTCCAACAACATTTATCAAGTTTTTACATATACTTATCAACGAAAGTCTTAGCTCTATTCCTAGCAACCTCTGATAATCTCGACGATGCTTATAACTTATTTACAGTGCTAAATAGTCGAGGAGTACAATTACAATCTAGTGATATATTGAGAGCGCAAAACCTTCGAGTCATAAACGATGAAAAACTAAGAAAAAAATATGCATCTAATTGGGAAGAGTATGAGAATAGTGTAAGTGCACCCTATAAGTCTTTTGACGAATTCTTGTGGGCTATGGTTTACATAAAAATGAAATACAGAAGCGATGATAACCAAAGCCTCATCAGAGCATTCGATTTCATGTACAGTAAACAGAATCTATTAGAGAAAGGCAGCTCGACTTTTGACTTCATAGGAAGATACATTAAACATCTTGAAGTAATAAATAGCAATAATTTTCAAGAGCAATCTGGTAGTGGGAACTGTTTCTCTAACATAAATTATATACTAACTACCACATTTAGTAACATATATATGGTTCCGCTTATGCATTACAGAGAGTGCTTTGGCGAATATGGTATAGTAGAGTTCATTATAAAGATAGATAATCTTTATTCCGCTTACTGGTTGTTGGATAACAGAAATATTCAGTCTAGAACTTTTATCATACTTCGACGCATGGAAGAAATAAAGAAAGAACAGAATAATAACAAAATTGCCGCCGATCAATTTTTAATTGATCCAACGTTACAATATGACTATGTAGACGACAAAGCTTCTACAGCTATAAACATTAATAATTTATTTCGAATAATAGATGAAGAAAAATGGGGCGCGTTCTCAGGAACAAAAGTTAACAAAACTAGATATCTACTATTAAAACTAGACTTAATACTTAGTAACATTAATACACATTTATTTTTTAGCAAAAACTCTGCTTCGCTTGAGCATTTAATGCCTCAGAAAGTAGAAGGTACGAGTTGGGATATAGAAAAAGACAGTCATTCAGAATGGTTACACAGGATTGGAAACGTTGTACTTGTTGATAGAAGGAAAAACGCTTCACTTAGCAATTCACCATATTCTACCAAAAGACAAAAATTTCAAGGTGCTTTTGAAGCGAGGGCCAATACTAACCACGTGTTTTTCAAATATAATGATTGGAACATTGACAACATAAAGAGCAACCATAACAGAATAGTGAGTTTGTTAAAAGAGTACTATTCAGGAAACAGCTTAAAAACGTTAAAAGACCTCAATAAGAAGACAGAAGCTATCTGACCACGATTCTAACGCCACCGTTTGAGATTCCTCTTAACTATTAAGTCTGTGAAATTCAAATAAAATAAGTCACTTAAGTAAAGGCACACTTTATGCTCAAGCACAATTCCAATATTTTTACCCTACAGGACACACCCGACACCTAATTTACTCCTTAGTAAAAACGGCTCAGGATACTATCCGGAGCCGTTTTGCTTATTGCTACTCTGCTGGCAACCACAGCCGGTTTTATTAGTTGAACGACGTTCTAAAGGCCAGGGGTGTCTGCTGGGTTCTGGTCTTAAACAACTTGCTGAACGAAGGCAGGTGCTCGAAACCCAGCTCGTACGCTATCTCGCTAACGGTCAGATCCGTAGTCGATAGTTTTTCTTTCGCTTTCTCGATCAGTTTATCGTGAATGTGCTGCTGGGTAGTTTGCCCTGTCAAGACGCGCAGCAGATTACTCAGGTATTTTGGCGACAGATTCAGCTGTTCGGCCACGTATCTGACGGTCGGCAATCCCCTGTCGGCCAGATCAGTATGGGCAAACCACGTATCCAGCAACGTCTCCAGCCGGTCGAGTATCTGATGAGCCGCTTTATCGCGCGTCAGGAACTGACGATGGTAAAACCGGTCGGCGTAGTTCAGCAAGGTTTCGATGTGCGAGATGATGATGGGCTTGCTGAACGCGTCGATATTGGCCTCGCATTCCTGTCTGATATTCTGCATGATCGCACTCACAACGGCTTCCTCTTTTTCCGACAGCCACAGGGTTTCGTTGAGCGAATAATCCCAGAAATCGTAGTGCCTGATGGTTTTAGCCAGCGTCGTGTTCCAGATAAAATCGGGATGGATGTACATGACCCAGCCCGATTTCGTCGTCGCTTCGTCTTTATTGTCGACCGTCATGCTGAACACCTGATTGGGCGCGATAAACGACATAACACCGTCGTTGAAATCGAACGATTGCTGCCCGTACTTCACCCGGACGTTGCTCATCCGCTTCAC is part of the Spirosoma rhododendri genome and encodes:
- a CDS encoding helix-turn-helix domain-containing protein → MKSFKSISDFYRSLAIPAPQHPLISVLDVGTVPHANHDEPVNMTMNFYSIAVKRMSNVRVKYGQQSFDFNDGVMSFIAPNQVFSMTVDNKDEATTKSGWVMYIHPDFIWNTTLAKTIRHYDFWDYSLNETLWLSEKEEAVVSAIMQNIRQECEANIDAFSKPIIISHIETLLNYADRFYHRQFLTRDKAAHQILDRLETLLDTWFAHTDLADRGLPTVRYVAEQLNLSPKYLSNLLRVLTGQTTQQHIHDKLIEKAKEKLSTTDLTVSEIAYELGFEHLPSFSKLFKTRTQQTPLAFRTSFN
- a CDS encoding DUF262 domain-containing protein, translated to MADYSLDTGKKYIMDIFASDRFYNIPDYQRAYVWGNEQIVDLLEDISNALGQDGKQGEKKEYFLGCMIWNTKYIKEANIEYACQDILDGQQRFITIYILQAVIRDISKSDDLKKDVLERMQQKGNIYKGIPERNRIEFQIRNDKDFIDKFIIKDGGTLKEMELSDLIKDKDESISTRNMAKAINFIKEWWLEKEMEIDSDALFQQHLSSFYIYLSTKVLALFLATSDNLDDAYNLFTVLNSRGVQLQSSDILRAQNLRVINDEKLRKKYASNWEEYENSVSAPYKSFDEFLWAMVYIKMKYRSDDNQSLIRAFDFMYSKQNLLEKGSSTFDFIGRYIKHLEVINSNNFQEQSGSGNCFSNINYILTTTFSNIYMVPLMHYRECFGEYGIVEFIIKIDNLYSAYWLLDNRNIQSRTFIILRRMEEIKKEQNNNKIAADQFLIDPTLQYDYVDDKASTAININNLFRIIDEEKWGAFSGTKVNKTRYLLLKLDLILSNINTHLFFSKNSASLEHLMPQKVEGTSWDIEKDSHSEWLHRIGNVVLVDRRKNASLSNSPYSTKRQKFQGAFEARANTNHVFFKYNDWNIDNIKSNHNRIVSLLKEYYSGNSLKTLKDLNKKTEAI